The proteins below come from a single Maylandia zebra isolate NMK-2024a linkage group LG23, Mzebra_GT3a, whole genome shotgun sequence genomic window:
- the rp1l1a gene encoding uncharacterized protein rp1l1a — MHSVQTGLWNPRPPFKHVFPIPAPPPSNSRPAHVSSTTPAKRITFYKSGDSQFGGVRMAIHKRSFKCFDALLDDLSQKVPLPFGVRTVTTPRGTHTIKHLEQLQDGGCYLCSDRRQAKPVNMELVNKHSGIWYHHNRRPQRPETSSATPPGHLHMPYRQRRILLVKNSEPGMRRSVVLSRRTARSLRAFLDEVSEVMQFHVRKIYTVEGRRIDSVQSLMTCPGVLVCVGREAFSPLLINFIRKTSEEKLPGLGPRTPGNGARSPATQGIRSPPHGAQSRASEYSEGHESKKNVNFGLETKKSIIHPRSDSSNRSARFSFSSEKSYGNGVTACPQGKPAIMNDDIEKRVLVNKDGSLSVEMRVRFHLQNDETLQWSTQIKKSPSLSNECCPLSQAQPHYLQQGQSESCSDPDSTSFDQYGVDYSSQPLQCELEGNRCPCCHQRHEQHYDLWENPAHSHKSAPVPPPHAPSHTHSMMRHTHSSSSSSSCNSRRVVRCRARLSSCGGGSGSEQSKLVQEEMCVTEQVEHRLEVEQDGDTHIEVHKVSRCCSRSEVVVADSNLQPLRRKSAEDEEDRPPSAVSSSSHVLQSLKEDEDDEDDDLPPSISRCYHSNEPSPTPETQLHEKPINDVSANSFHSTKHKEQEELGSRAVSAASSCLCGGAAACSAGPDEVDQVPCNTSKISVTRMSESEEGGACDDDEGIKRAVSDLSNHTGLSASSQKSATSSVCPNCGGCKRKVDSVSGGRESQRTNRSNQASPLPNSDDAASDVSTQSNKTNLTNNGRLSATPNILEGKVSSAMSRTSSPQATQKEKERAPSATSATSHRSNRSHNSGCKGSTDIRAKKEDKRSFSVVSNQSAKSSKSEHTSEAPDISSRETAVSENTVERAVSSLSAKSCVSAQTDASVKSRNSTCQSGAKGTSQSDNPAVEERDPNNRAPSSLSVKSNVFAKAEKAERPDSARSKNSNISVKSSISQRSTCSNCVKATGVEATIKVTGKGTETEVEERPTSAMSSKSNLSAKSIKSHKSTKASEPGGEGEERAPSQMSGTSVKSNKSAKSTKSFRSKCDGNEMVTCSSSKTADEAEEKKNNLKLVNNERTPSAESSKSHESDSNQNTESDSEIVHKTEKAEKRTASILSHKSASSAKSHSTKIEGDDMVDRAPSAKSSKSQKSNHTTASPVPSEAKENQERVESVMSAKSKSSVRSNISHKSNSSANVVTIKTPTVDDEENVTNERAPSAASGRSNVSSTVSQKSNCNGKTDISIIETADGDKKVTNESAPKIKSNVQTLSPKRTRSPRMRSPDASAASTKSCKSPVQQLLNGSDAGDTRGPSVLSVHSAGSAKSGKSRCCCGATSEFDEAKTEKENKDKEVKLKVKSENVSERAGSAVSSGGTDHPLSQNSTESVSLGLPEETSASDSGKSSVCVHRSAESNDEGQAKTSTPSLPKSPEVSTMKEDVEITGSTVSQKSNSTGRRRGSAVDIPTIETPSGEENGLQKTEKAASTISVRSSRSNKSSCNCKSKEKHANASSTKLGNGSETENVKSAPVTNSSNSRNSSAMSLAGAKVQIKSSANTTAKTVPGNSENNGTENQKNPRAASEAKQEEDTAYSKVISSQSPCCLRAESADLASDQSKEKDQVECKSRFSTGSDCGSVKMASSLKKGTPIKSSSPCPLHSKVETCSESTLSQSLSAADLLKETMAAARPCSRQSKASKSSDKSKSKKSGMCQRRSNQMDKREELTPACLPNTSPSEVVSDWLRSIPANSSMLALGDEFNEEELTPKEMEEMPGGELAQESPEGEKLELEEKGDPEEDEEKEDEAKCEIAQEEKGSDPTSGDAEGTSGRPSALLLQSEALPRSWQSSAAVMKVLLSSSLGRCRSMPEVSPVYGRRLSTSARGLLDCLAQLQLIEPSLGPGCDVQKGRSQQYEDIMAILHSLWLTEPGNIQAKETKENKNSSSEQVTPPRSSSGVDMSSGSAGSGKGNGNQGGDETPPKERESLQAHEVAENIVEEEEEGNEMAGDTDIETEHKETFTDQAKADTAEEPVQSEEAPQKSESSKPSESSDKTSAKDSSKSPTDNEHETLEDSSTGTPPTVLRASLAKRPSQDPDPVWVLHLLKKLEKQFMVHYINAVAEFKVRWDLDDSHILDTMICELRDEVSRRIQGSIEREMRKIQGRAGRGGRSPRPPQGTHLSRESTTTEKRRQMLKIMKKQSVKTSESLSDGEMTGEFSDQRSDDEYCPCEACVRKKMAARPFKINPLAAEAPVMKDFDLLKILQLKKSPAPATVPQPAAVEDESQAAVDDDGRNLDVVQEEEEDEETKEDIRAVVVLEETIAEEDEEAEKENDDGKAREEEETEDEQEENEESDASKEEEEEEGTSGEEVREDETSETGGEDEEHQCKCTRNEDESDQEEEGEEQTGEDEEEMGEDETEENEGDTGTGEEEETSDQDTVKEASVGKGETPENEESDERVDDEEKPTEGESVEEGEDSAAETTENEKSTLSKEVAERDSASAEGDDDEEDNTGEGESSEEQEGEASEKERTSPQGQDAIPAACMTEGEEADAEDSDIDSKRSSDTTADKSGSEEKEESGEDKDEEEDAVKEFKLEEEDKANGSKGEDGALLHQFTRTSVESQPGSLEDIDAESPQNPVDSTEVSKTADSISTGGSNGQRRSRSPAKVKQLKPKEG, encoded by the exons ATGCATTCGGTCCAGACAGGGCTGTGGAACCCCCGGCCCCCATTTAAACATGTCTTCCCCATCCCTGCCCCGCCCCCTTCCAACTCGCGCCCCGCTCACGTGAGCTCAACCACCCCAGCCAAACGGATCACATTCTACAAAAGTGGTGACAGCCAGTTTGGGGGCGTCAGGATGGCCATCCACAAGCGCAGCTTCAAATGCTTTGACGCCCTGCTGGACGACCTTTCTCAAAAG GTGCCGCTGCCATTTGGTGTGCGGACTGTGACCACCCCTCGTGGCACTCACACCATCAAACACCTGGAGCAGCTCCAGGATGGTGGCTGCTACCTCTGCTCTGACCGACGCCAGGCGAAGCCAGTAAACATGGAGCTGGTCAACAAACACTCAGGCATCTGGTACCATCACAACCGGAGGCCCCAGAGGCCTGAAACGTCATCCGCAACACCACCTGGCCATTTGCATATGCCTTACAGACAGCGACGGATCTTGCTCGTGAAGAACAGCGAACCGGGGATGAGGAGGAGCGTGGTCCTGAGCAGAAGGACAGCCAGGAGCCTGAGAGCTTTTTTAGATGAGGTGTCCGAAGTGATGCAGTTTCATGTCCGCAAGATCTACACTGTAGAGGGACGCAGG ATTGACAGCGTTCAAAGCCTGATGACTTGTCCAGGTGTTCTGGTATGTGTTGGCCGGGAAGCCTTCAGCCCCTTGCTGATAAACTTTATTAGGAAAACTTCAGAAGAGAAACTCCCTGGTCTGGGTCCCCGGACTCCTGGAAATGGGGCACGATCCCCTGCTACTCAAGGAATAAGGTCCCCACCTCATGGAGCTCAATCCAGAGCCAGTGAGTACAGCGAAGGACatgaaagcaagaaaaatg TTAACTTTGGTCTGGAAACCAAAAAGAGCATCATTCACCCTCGTTCTGATTCCTCAAACCGCTCGGCAcgtttctctttttcctctgaAAAGTCATATGGCAATGGTGTCACTGCATGCCCCCAGGGAAAGCCAGCCATTATGAATGATGACATTGAAAAGCGTGTTCTGGTAAATAAAGATGGCAGCCTCTCGGTGGAGATGAGGGTGCGTTTTCACCTCCAGAATGACGAGACCCTCCAGTGGTCCACTCAAATTAAAAAATCTCCATCTCTGAGCAATGAATGTTGCCCTCTAAGTCAGGCTCAGCCTCATTATCTCCAGCAGGGCCAGTCAGAAAGTTGTTCTGACCCTGATTCAACATCCTTTGATCAGTACGGTGTGGACTATTCCAGCCAGCCGCTGCAGTGCGAGTTGGAAGGGAACCGCTGCCCGTGTTGCCATCAGAGGCATGAACAGCATTACGACTTATGGGAAAACCCTGCACACAGCCATAAATCAGCTCCTGTTCCACCCCCACATGCACCCAGCCACACCCACAGTATGATGAGACATACGCACTCTTCTAGCTCTTCCTCATCGTGCAATTCAAGAAGGGTGGTGCGCTGCAGAGCACGGCTCTCCAGCTGCGGGGGTGGCTCAGGTTCAGAGCAGAGCAAACTGGTCCAGGAGGAAATGTGTGTAACCGAGCAGGTTGAGCACAGATTAGAGGTAGAGCAGGATGGGGACACCCATATTGAGGTACACAAGGTGAGCCGGTGTTGCAGTCGAAGTGAAGTGGTTGTCGCGGACAGTAACCTTCAACCACTCAGAAGAAAGTCAGCTGAAGACGAAGAAGATCGCCCGCCATCAGCAGTCAGCAGCTCCTCACATGTCCTTCAGTCGTTgaaagaagatgaagatgatgaggacGATGATCTGCCACCAAGCATCTCACGGTGTTACCATAGCAATGAACCGTCCCCAACCCCTGAAACTCAACTGCACGAAAAGCCAATAAATGACGTCTCAGCCAATTCTTTCCACTCTACCAAACACAAGGAGCAGGAAGAGCTAGGAAGCAGGGCAGTGTCTGCAGCctcttcctgtctctgtggaGGAGCTGCCGCTTGCTCAGCTGGCCCAGATGAGGTAGATCAAGTCCCTTGCAACACATCTAAAATAAGCGTAACCAGGATGTCAGAATCAGAGGAAGGAGGGgcctgtgatgatgatgaagggaTAAAGAGGGCTGTAAGTGACTTGTCAAATCACACAGGACTCTCAGCAAGCTCTCAAAAGTCAGCGACTTCCAGCGTGTGTCCGAATTGCGGGGGCTGCAAACGCAAGGTCGATTCTGTTTCCGGTGGCAGGGAATCACAGAGAACCAATCGTTCCAACCAAGCCTCTCCCCTTCCTAacagtgatgatgctgcctCAGATGTTTCTACCCAATCCAACAAAACCAACCTCACCAATAATGGACGCCTCTCTGCCACACCAAATATCTTGGAGGGCAAAGTATCCAGTGCCATGTCTAGAACATCCAGTCCTCAGGCaacacaaaaagagaaagaaagggctCCCAGTGCTACTTCAGCTACAAGCCACAGGTCCAATAGATCACACAACTCTGGCTGTAAGGGCAGCACTGATATTCGTGCAAAAAAAGAGGACAAGAGAAGCTTCAGCGTAGTGTCAAATCAGTCTGCAAAGTCCAGCAAGTCTGAACACACAAGTGAAGCTCCTGATATCAGTTCAAGGGAGACAGCAGTCAGCGAGAACACTGTAGAAAGAGCAGTCAGCTCCTTGTCAGCCAAATCTTGTGTTTCAGCTCAGACTGATGCATCAGTCAAGTCTCGTAactccacctgtcagtcaggAGCTAAAGGCACATCCCAAAGTGACAATCCAGCTGTAGAAGAGCGTGACCCAAACAACAGAGCTCCCAGTAGCCTCTCTGTGAAGTCAAATGTGTTTGCAAAGGCTGAAAAGGCTGAAAGACCTGATAGTGCTAGATCAAAAAACTCAAATATTTCTGTAAAGTCCAGCATATCTCAGAGGTCGACTTGCAGTAACTGTGTAAAAGCGACAGGAGTTGAAGCTACCATAAAGGTAACTGGAAAAGGAACAGAAACAGAGGTAGAGGAAAGACCAACAAGTGCAATGTCATCAAAGTCCAACCTGTCTGCAAAGTCTATTAAATCCCATAAGTCCACTAAAGCCTCAGAGCCTGGGGGAGAGGGAGAAGAAAGGGCACCAAGTCAAATGTCTGGCACGTCAGTTAAATCGAACAAGTCTGCTAAGTCTACAAAGTCGTTCAGGTCTAAATGTGATGGCAATGAAATGGTGACATGTTCAAGCTCAAAGACAGcagatgaagctgaagaaaaaaagaacaatcttAAACTGGTAAATAATGAGAGGACACCCAGTGCAGAGTCCTCCAAATCTCATGAATCTGACAGTAATCAAAACACAGAATCAGACTCCGAAATAgtacacaaaacagaaaaagctgaGAAGCGAACTGCTAGTATTTTATCCCATAAGTCAGCTTCCTCTGCAAAGTCTCACAGTACAAAGATAGAGGGAGATGACATGGTGGACAGAGCCCCTAGTGCCAAGTCCTCCAAGTCCCAGAAGTCAAATCACACAACTGCATCTCCAGTTCCAAGTGAAGCTAAAGAAAATCAGGAGAGGGTGGAAAGTGTCATGTCTGCCAAGTCAAAATCTTCAGTAAGGTCCAACATTTCtcataaatcaaattcaagtgcAAATGTTGTCACCATTAAAACGCCTACAGTTGATGACGAGGAAAATGTGACGAATGAGAGAGCACCAAGTGCTGCATCAGGAAGATCAAATGTTTCATCTACAGTGTCTCAAAAGTCAAATTGTAATGGAAAAACTGATATTTCTATTATTGAAACAGCGGATGGAGACAAAAAGGTAACAAATGAGAGTGCACCAAAAATTAAATCTAATGTCCAAACTCTTTCACCTAAGCGAACACGTTCGCCGCGGATGCGCTCTCCCGATGCTTCAGCCGCATCCACCAAAAGTTGTAAGTCTCCTGTGCAGCAGTTGTTGAATGGCTCTGATGCTGGAGACACAAGAGGGCCCAGTGTCTTGTCAGTTCACTCCGCGGGCTCTGCTAAATCTGGCAAATCCAGATGCTGCTGTGGAGCCACTTCAGAATTTGATGAGGCAAAGACGGAAAAGGAGAACAAGGATAAAGAGGTGAAGCTCAAGGTGAAAAGTGAGAATGTTTCTGAGCGAGCAGGCAGTGccgtgtcatcaggaggcacaGACCATCCTTTGAGTCAGAACTCAACAGAATCGGTCTCTCTTGGGTTACCTGAAGAAACATCTGCCTCAGACAGTGGGAAGTCTAGCGTCTGTGTTCACAGAAGTGCTGAGAGCAATGACGAGGGCCAGGCAAAGACCTCAACTCCCAGTCTCCCAAAAAGCCCAGAGGTTTCCACCATGAAGGAGGATGTGGAGATAACGGGGTCCACCGTTTCTCAAAAATCCAACAGTACTGGCAGGAGGAGGGGTTCAGCAGTGGATATCCCAACTATTGAAACTCCATCAGGTGAAGAAAATGGATtgcaaaagacagaaaaagcagCAAGTACAATTTCAGTCAGAAGCAGCAGGTCTAACAAGTCTTCTTGCAACTGTAAGTCTAAAGAAAaacatgctaatgctagctcgaCCAAACTTGGAAATGGCAGTGAAACAGAAAATGTGAAGTCTGCTCCAGTGACAAATAGTAGCAACAGCAGGAACTCATCTGCAATGTCATTAGCAGGTGCGAAAGTCCAGATAAAATCCTCTGCAAACACAACAGCAAAAACAGTTCCTGGAAACTCAGAAAATAATGGCACGGAAAATCAAAAAAACCCTAGAGCAGCTAGTGAGGCCAAACAGGAAGAAGACACTGCATACAGTAAAGTAATCTCCTCCCAAAGTCCCTGTTGCCTCAGGGCTGAGTCGGCAGATTTAGCTTCAGATCAGAGTAAAGAAAAAGATCAGGTCGAATGTAAGTCCAGATTTAGCACAGGGAGCGATTGTGGTAGTGTCAAAATGGCCAGCTCTCTGAAGAAAGGAACCCCTATCAAGTCCTCAAGCCCTTGTCCCTTACACAGCAAAGTAGAGACATGCAGTGAAAGCACTTTGTCTCAATCTCTGTCTGCTGCTGACTTGCTAAAGGAAACAATGGCTGCAGCACGCCCATGCAGCCGACAATCTAAAGCCAGTAAGTCCAGTGACAAGTCCAAGAGCAAGAAAAGTGGAATGTGTCAAAGACGCAGCAATCAGATGGATAAAAGAGAGGAACTGACACCTGCCTGTTTGCCCAACACGTCCCCCAGTGAGGTTGTTAGTGACTGGCTGCGAAGTATTCCTGCTAACAGCAGCATGCTAGCACTTGGTGATGAGTTTAATGAGGAAGAGCTGACGCCAAAGGAAATGGAAGAGATGCCTGGAGGAGAGTTAGCACAGGAGAGTCCTGAAGGTGAGAAGTTAGAATTGGAGGAAAAAGGTGACcctgaagaggatgaagagaaAGAAGATGAAGCTAAATGTGAGATAGCACAGGAGGAGAAGGGCTCAGATCCAACTTCAGGAGATGCAGAGGGGACTTCTGGTCGCCCTAGTGCTCTACTATTACAAAGTGAGGCTCTGCCTAGAAGCTGGCAGTCTTCTGCAGCTGTGATGAAAGTTCTTCTAAGTTCTTCTCTGGGTCGATGTAGGAGTATGCCCGAG GTGTCTCCGGTTTATGGACGCCGACTAAGCACATCAGCCAGGGGTCTTTTGGACTGTTTGGCCCAGCTCCAGCTCATTGAGCCTTCATTGGGCCCTGGCTGTGATGTACAGAAGGGTCGCAGCCAGCAGTATGAAGACATAATGGCTATCCTTCATTCCCTGTGGCTCACTGAGCCTGGGAACATCCAAGCCAAGGAGACAAAGGAGAACAAGAACAGTAGCTCAGAGCAGGTGACACCACCAAGGTCCTCATCTGGGGTGGATATGAGCAGTGGCTCTGCAGGTTCAGGGAAGGGAAATGGCAATCAAGGAGGAGATGAGACACCTCCAAAAGAGAGAGAATCTCTACAAGCACACGAGGTAGCAGAGAACATtgtagaagaggaggaagagggaaaTGAAATGGCAGGAGATACAGATATTGAGACAGAACACAAGGAAACATTCACAGACCAAGCTAAGGCAGACACAGCAGAGGAACCAGTGCAAAGTGAAGAAGCTCCTCAAAAAAGCGAAAGCTCCAAACCCTCAGAGTCATCAGACAAGACCTCTGCCAAAGACAGTTCCAAATCTCCCACCGATAATGAGCACGAGACATTGGAAGACTCTAGTACAGGCACACCCCCAACTGTTCTTCGAGCATCTTTGGCCAAAAGACCATcccaagaccctgacccagTGTGGGTACTTCACCTTCTGAAGAAGCTTGAAAAACAGTTTATGGTCCACTACATTAATGCAGTGGCAGAGTTCAAAGTTCGATGGGATCTAGATGACAGTCACATCCTGGACACCATGATATGCGAGCTGAGGGATGAGGTGAGCCGACGCATCCAGGGCAGTATTGAACGTGAAATGAGGAAGATTCAGGGTCGAGCGGGGAGAGGTGGTAGGTCACCTCGGCCGCCACAAGGAACACATCTCTCCAGAGAGTCCACTACAACAGAGAAGAGACGTCAGATGTTGAAG aTTATGAAGAAACAGTCGGTGAAGACCAGCGAGTCCCTCAGCGACGGAGAGATGACGGGGGAGTTCAGCGACCAGCGAAGTGACGACGAATACTGTCCATGCGAAGCTTGTGTTCGAAAGAAAATGGCTGCACGGCCTTTCAAAATCAACCCGCTAGCGGCTGAAGCACCGGTGATGAAGGACTTTGACCTACTTAAGATACTTCAGCTGAAGAAAAGCCCAGCCCCTGCAACCGTGCCGCAGCCTGCGGCAGTGGAAGACGAAAGCCAGGCGGCTGTAGACGACGATGGGAGGAATTTAGACGTAGtccaggaggaagaggaagacgaggaaacCAAAGAGGACATCagagctgttgttgttttagaGGAGACGATTGcagaggaagatgaagaggctgaaaaagaaaacgaTGACGGTAAAGCAAGGGAagaagaggagacagaagatGAACAGGAGGAAAATGAGGAAAGTGATGCAagcaaagaggaggaggaagaagaaggaacAAGTGGTGAAGAAGTGAGAGAAGATGAGACATCAGAAACTGGAGGGGAGGATGAAGAACATCAGTGTAAGTGTACCAGAAACGAGGATGAGAGTGAccaagaggaggagggagaggagcaaACAGGAGAGGATGAAGAAGAGATGGGAGAAGATGAAACAGAGGAAAATGAGGGAGACACAGGAACTGGCGAAGAAGAGGAGACAAGCGACCAAGACACAGTAAAAGAGGCGTCAGTGGGCAAAGGAGAAACCCCAGAAAATGAAGAGAGTGATGAGAGAGTAGACGATGAAGAAAAACCCACCGAGGGTGAAAGTGTGGAAGAGGGGGAGGATAGTGCCGCAGAAAcgacagaaaatgaaaagtcGACATTGTCAAAGGAGGTTGCAGAGAGGGACAGTGCGTCAGCAGAGGGTGACGATGACGAGGAAGACAACACAGGAGAGGGTGAATCGAGTGAGGAACAGGAAGGGGAGGCATCTGAAAAGGAAAGAACCTCGCCACAG GGGCAGGACGCGATTCCAGCTGCCTGCATGACCGAGGGAGAGGAGGCAGACGCGGAAGACTCGGACATAGATAGCAAACGTTCAAGCGACACCACTGCTGACAAATCGGGATCGGAGGAGAAGGAAGAGAGTGGAGAAGACAAAGATGAGGAGGAAGATGCTGTTAAAGAGTTCAAGCTAGAGGAAGAGGATAAGGCAAATGGAAGCAAAGGAGAGGATGGTGCTCTTCTGCATCAGTTCACCAGAACCTCAGTGGAGTCCCAGCCTGGCTCATTGGAGGACATCGACGCTGAGTCCCCACAAAATCCTGTGGACTCCACTGAAGTGTCCAAAACAGCTGACAGCATATCCACAGGTGGTAGCAATGGCCAGAGAAGGAGCCGGTCACCAGCCAAGGTCAAGCAACTCAAACCGAAAGAGGGTTAA